ATCCTTTTCCCAAAGAAAAGTTTGAGCACTTATTGTATTTGAAAAATTGGATTGACACCGTTCAATGGCATTTTGAAGATATTATTCGTGATCCTAATATTGATCCTGTAGCCGCTTTGACGCTAAAAAGAAGAATTGATGCTTCGAATCAGGAACGTACGGATATGGTAGAATATATTGACAGTTATTTTCTTCAGAAATACAGTCATGTTAATGTAAAAGATGGTGCCAAAATCAACTCTGAAAGTCCGGCTTGGGCATTTGACAGATTGTCGATTTTAGCCTTGAAAATTTATCATATGCATGAAGAAGCTACTCGTGCTGAGGCTTCACAAGAACACAGAGATAAATGTCAAGAAAAATTGAATGTTTTGTTAGAACAAAGAACAGATTTGTCAACAGCTATCGATGATTTATTGACCGATATTGAAAACGGAGATAAATTCATGAAAGTGTACAAACAAATGAAAATGTACAATGATGATGATTTGAATCCTGTTTTGTACCAAAACAAAAAATAATTTTTGACAACTCCATTGTCAGAAAAAATGAAGCATATAGCCGTCATGAGACTTTCCGCAATGGGAGATGTCGCCATGACGGTTCCTGTTTTACGGGCTTTTGTAAGGCAGTTTCCGGAGGTTCAAATCACGGTTATTTCACGACCTTTCTTCAAACCTTTTTTTGAAGGAATTCCGAATCTTTCTTTTTTTGCTTTCGATGAAAAAGAACGGCACAAGGGATTTTTAGGCTTATTGCGTTTGTTCCAAGATTTAAAAGGGTTAAATATTGATGCTTTTGCTGATTTGCACAACGTTTTGCGTTCTAAAGTTATTCGAAATCTTTTTGCCTTGTGCGGAAAAAAAATTGCTTCTGTGGATAAAGGAAGAGCGGATAAAAAAGCACTAACTCAAGCTGAAAATAAAACGTTTAAACCATTGCCGAGCATGTTTGAAAGGCACGCTAAGGTATTTGAACAACTCGGTTTTACTATTGATTTATCCCAACCTGAATTTCCTGAAAAGGCTGTTTTAAGTCCCGAAATTTTAGCGTTAATTGGAACAAATCATCAGAAATTAATTGGAAT
This region of Flavobacterium lacustre genomic DNA includes:
- a CDS encoding DUF4254 domain-containing protein; protein product: MFSKLAYSVFEQSIKDYHQFDNVDQPINNPFPKEKFEHLLYLKNWIDTVQWHFEDIIRDPNIDPVAALTLKRRIDASNQERTDMVEYIDSYFLQKYSHVNVKDGAKINSESPAWAFDRLSILALKIYHMHEEATRAEASQEHRDKCQEKLNVLLEQRTDLSTAIDDLLTDIENGDKFMKVYKQMKMYNDDDLNPVLYQNKK
- a CDS encoding glycosyltransferase family 9 protein; the protein is MRLSAMGDVAMTVPVLRAFVRQFPEVQITVISRPFFKPFFEGIPNLSFFAFDEKERHKGFLGLLRLFQDLKGLNIDAFADLHNVLRSKVIRNLFALCGKKIASVDKGRADKKALTQAENKTFKPLPSMFERHAKVFEQLGFTIDLSQPEFPEKAVLSPEILALIGTNHQKLIGIAPFAQYDSKVYPLDLMQEVIDQLALDTTQTILLFGGGKKEIELLNSLAANKENVIVVAGKIKFQQELQLISNLDVMLSMDSGNAHIAAMLGVKVITLWGATHPFAGFSPFNQPLENALVSDRNLFPKLPTSVYGNKKVEGYEEVMRTITVDAIVKAL